A window from Erythrolamprus reginae isolate rEryReg1 chromosome 11, rEryReg1.hap1, whole genome shotgun sequence encodes these proteins:
- the LOC139174167 gene encoding putative Kunitz-type serine protease inhibitor isoform X1 has product MSLAMWITLTAALAAAESPPGRCFLPKTVGPCRASFPRWWYNATSQTCQEFIFGGCKGGANNFVSKQDCFRMCSRGGPAEATVVPGGPATEGATPRAGGHPEAHQKTPGFREFCAAPRVVGPCRASFPRWYFDPESWACKSFVYGGCRGNKNSYPSEEDCLSQCAGSGEVTKEPGDAGAHPHLPSEPFSFTRAVVLAGLLAALMALLLGSVGVFLVKVCRKNPDWPVGTVWNTLDDKEYLMSNAYTL; this is encoded by the exons GCCGATGCTTCTTGCCCAAGACAGTCGGCCCTTGCCGGGCATCCTTCCCTCGGTGGTGGTACAATGCCACAAGTCAGACGTGCCAGGAATTCATTTTTGGGGGTTGCAAAGGCGGGGCCAACAACTTCGTATCCAAACAGGACTGCTTCAGGATGTGTTCCAGAG GTGGGCCCGCAGAGGCAACCGTGGTTCCTGGAGGGCCAGCCACTGAAG GGGCTACACCCAGAGCGGGGGGTCACCCGGAGGCCCACCAGAAGACCCCCGGCTTCAGAG AGTTCTGTGCTGCGCCCCGGGTGGTCGGTCCCTGCCGGGCCTCCTTCCCCCGGTGGTACTTCGACCCGGAGAGCTGGGCGTGCAAGAGTTTCGTCTACGGGGGCTGCCGTGGCAACAAGAACAGCTACCCCTCTGAGGAGGACTGCCTGAGCCAGTGTGCAGGCAGTGGAG AGGTGACCAAAGAGCCAGGAGACGCAGGCGCCCATCCTCACCTCCCGTCCGAACCCTTCAGCTTCACCAGAG cCGTGGTCCTCGCGGGCCTGCTGGCCGCCCTGatggctctcctgctgggctcggTGGGGGTTTTCCTGGTCAAGGTCTGCCGGAAGAACCCAGACTGGCCAGTTGGAACGGTGTGGAACACGCTGGACGACAAAGAGTACCTGATGAGCAATGCCTACACCCTCTGA
- the LOC139174167 gene encoding putative Kunitz-type serine protease inhibitor isoform X2 has translation MSLAMWITLTAALAAAESPPGRCFLPKTVGPCRASFPRWWYNATSQTCQEFIFGGCKGGANNFVSKQDCFRMCSRGATPRAGGHPEAHQKTPGFREFCAAPRVVGPCRASFPRWYFDPESWACKSFVYGGCRGNKNSYPSEEDCLSQCAGSGEVTKEPGDAGAHPHLPSEPFSFTRAVVLAGLLAALMALLLGSVGVFLVKVCRKNPDWPVGTVWNTLDDKEYLMSNAYTL, from the exons GCCGATGCTTCTTGCCCAAGACAGTCGGCCCTTGCCGGGCATCCTTCCCTCGGTGGTGGTACAATGCCACAAGTCAGACGTGCCAGGAATTCATTTTTGGGGGTTGCAAAGGCGGGGCCAACAACTTCGTATCCAAACAGGACTGCTTCAGGATGTGTTCCAGAG GGGCTACACCCAGAGCGGGGGGTCACCCGGAGGCCCACCAGAAGACCCCCGGCTTCAGAG AGTTCTGTGCTGCGCCCCGGGTGGTCGGTCCCTGCCGGGCCTCCTTCCCCCGGTGGTACTTCGACCCGGAGAGCTGGGCGTGCAAGAGTTTCGTCTACGGGGGCTGCCGTGGCAACAAGAACAGCTACCCCTCTGAGGAGGACTGCCTGAGCCAGTGTGCAGGCAGTGGAG AGGTGACCAAAGAGCCAGGAGACGCAGGCGCCCATCCTCACCTCCCGTCCGAACCCTTCAGCTTCACCAGAG cCGTGGTCCTCGCGGGCCTGCTGGCCGCCCTGatggctctcctgctgggctcggTGGGGGTTTTCCTGGTCAAGGTCTGCCGGAAGAACCCAGACTGGCCAGTTGGAACGGTGTGGAACACGCTGGACGACAAAGAGTACCTGATGAGCAATGCCTACACCCTCTGA